One window from the genome of Balaenoptera musculus isolate JJ_BM4_2016_0621 chromosome 3, mBalMus1.pri.v3, whole genome shotgun sequence encodes:
- the LOC118891927 gene encoding non-histone chromosomal protein HMG-14-like: MPKRKVSSAKEGAAKEEPERRSVRLSAKPAPAKVETKPKKAAGKDKSLAKKVQTKGKRGAKGKQAEVANQETKEDLPAENRETKNEKSPASDEAREKEATLINITHPVLSVVPVSLLVQSRGIFLSTIL; encoded by the coding sequence ATGCCCAAGAGGAAGGTCAGCTCCGCCAAGGAGGGGGCAGCCAAGGAGGAGCCCGAGAGGAGATCGGTGAGGTTGTCAGCTAAACCGGCTCCCGCAAAAGTGGAAACGAAGCCAAAAAAGGCAGCAGGAAAAGATAAATCTTTAGCCAAAAAAGTGCagacaaaagggaaaaggggagcaaAGGGAAAACAGGCTGAAGTGGCTAACCAAGAGACTAAAGAAGACTTACctgcagaaaacagagaaactaaaaatgAGAAGAGCCCAGCCTCTGatgaagcaagagagaaagaagcaacTCTGATTAATATCACACATCCGGTCCTGTCAGTGGTCCCTGTCTCCCTTCTTGTACAATCCAGAGGAATATTTTTATCAACTATTTTGTAA